A window of the Oscillospiraceae bacterium genome harbors these coding sequences:
- a CDS encoding GNAT family N-acetyltransferase encodes MISIVTSKPSVADMKELWSLCFPGEERYKDFFFAKLRDKNASMLAKISGKSVGMLHMLPQTFVSPEGKHLAARYLYAICTHPNYRGRGIAKTLVERALEMMWRRGEAVATLVPGNRRLFDYYAQLGFQPCFAQSVAERGERPLAREVAIYRDVPRLRQMYDRAMAGYVHVLRDEVWWRLLLDECKVTGGKVLFSDHDYAVLDSKGNVRECLSHCGAEHSYGAARIVDVGKVRRWAGISATMGDETLVSRIFGGAYMNLMHD; translated from the coding sequence ATGATTAGCATTGTGACAAGCAAGCCGAGTGTGGCGGATATGAAAGAATTATGGTCGCTTTGCTTTCCGGGCGAGGAGCGGTATAAAGATTTCTTCTTTGCCAAACTGCGCGACAAAAACGCGTCGATGCTGGCGAAAATCAGTGGAAAATCGGTCGGCATGTTGCATATGCTGCCACAGACGTTTGTGTCGCCTGAGGGAAAGCATTTAGCGGCACGGTACTTGTATGCTATTTGCACACACCCCAATTATCGAGGCCGGGGTATTGCCAAGACGCTTGTTGAGCGGGCGTTGGAAATGATGTGGCGGCGAGGTGAGGCCGTGGCGACGCTTGTGCCGGGCAATCGCAGGCTGTTTGACTACTATGCGCAATTGGGCTTTCAGCCCTGCTTTGCGCAATCTGTTGCTGAAAGAGGTGAACGGCCTTTGGCGAGAGAAGTTGCTATATACCGCGACGTTCCGCGTTTGCGGCAAATGTATGACAGAGCCATGGCAGGATATGTGCATGTCTTGCGTGATGAGGTATGGTGGAGATTGCTGCTTGACGAGTGCAAGGTCACGGGCGGAAAAGTGTTGTTTAGTGACCACGACTATGCCGTATTGGACAGCAAGGGCAATGTGCGTGAATGTTTATCCCATTGCGGTGCAGAGCACTCCTATGGCGCGGCACGAATCGTGGATGTCGGTAAGGTGCGGCGTTGGGCGGGCATTTCGGCGACGATGGGCGATGAGACACTTGTTTCGCGCATATTTGGCGGGGCATATATGAATTTGATGCACGACTAA
- a CDS encoding WecB/TagA/CpsF family glycosyltransferase, whose amino-acid sequence MEKEMILGLQYASLTMAQAVEEIAALTARPGGKSVVTAGTEHVMMARKKPALYDVFNDADMILVDGIGVVKASRIVGKPLPERVGGTDTTEKLLPVWAAQQRKLFLLGAAPGVAEKAAEVLRDRYSLDVCGAHDGYFADDAEVLGLINEAKPDVLFVCLGAPKQEKWMQTNKHNVGDCLMLGLGGSLDVWAGNVKRAPKWMIKLNLEWLGRLLRQPSRLGRMMKLPGIYRLAWKEKRNSGR is encoded by the coding sequence ATGGAAAAAGAGATGATTTTAGGCTTGCAATACGCCTCGCTGACAATGGCGCAGGCGGTTGAGGAAATTGCGGCGTTAACGGCGAGGCCGGGCGGCAAGAGTGTTGTTACGGCGGGGACCGAGCATGTTATGATGGCGCGCAAGAAGCCTGCTTTGTATGATGTGTTCAATGACGCTGATATGATTTTGGTAGATGGTATCGGTGTTGTTAAGGCGTCACGCATTGTCGGCAAGCCGTTGCCGGAACGTGTAGGCGGCACTGACACGACAGAAAAATTGCTGCCGGTTTGGGCGGCACAGCAGCGCAAGCTATTTTTGCTGGGCGCCGCGCCGGGCGTGGCCGAGAAAGCGGCGGAGGTTTTGCGTGACAGATATAGTCTTGATGTTTGCGGTGCGCATGATGGGTATTTTGCCGATGATGCTGAGGTGCTGGGGCTGATTAACGAGGCAAAGCCAGACGTACTATTTGTTTGCTTGGGTGCGCCGAAGCAAGAGAAGTGGATGCAGACTAATAAACACAACGTCGGTGATTGCTTGATGTTAGGGTTGGGTGGTAGTTTGGATGTTTGGGCAGGCAATGTCAAGCGTGCGCCAAAGTGGATGATAAAACTCAATTTAGAATGGTTGGGGCGGTTGTTGCGGCAGCCGAGCCGCTTGGGTCGCATGATGAAATTGCCGGGCATTTATCGGCTGGCATGGAAGGAGAAGCGGAACAGTGGGCGGTAA
- a CDS encoding pyridoxamine kinase encodes MQKQVAAIHDLSGYGLCSLGVALPVLTAMQAYVCALPTAYLSSHTGYPNFTFEDMTQAMNPALDHWRDLGLKFDAVYSGFLGSAEQIAIVARAVEMFKPEVAIIDPVMGDDGKVYKTYTPEMCDNMRKLIESATVITPNVTEAAILLGKEPSAQPTREELRDWLVRLSGGKRDVVLTGIRNAQRVEVWCYEYRTGQVTVIERGYVGRAYHGTGDLYSSVLLGWLLRGQSLCQAAENAADFVMHAAAYTHQNYPDSGDIAFSPELRRII; translated from the coding sequence ATGCAAAAACAAGTTGCCGCCATTCATGATCTGTCCGGCTACGGGCTATGTTCGCTCGGTGTGGCATTGCCGGTGCTGACCGCCATGCAGGCCTATGTCTGCGCGCTGCCGACGGCGTATTTGTCGTCGCACACCGGGTATCCGAACTTTACATTTGAGGACATGACGCAGGCGATGAATCCCGCGCTTGACCATTGGCGTGACTTGGGGTTGAAGTTTGATGCTGTATACTCGGGATTTCTTGGCTCGGCGGAGCAGATTGCCATTGTGGCGCGGGCGGTGGAAATGTTTAAGCCCGAGGTTGCTATTATTGATCCCGTGATGGGAGATGATGGAAAAGTGTATAAGACATATACGCCGGAAATGTGTGATAATATGCGCAAATTGATTGAAAGTGCGACGGTTATTACGCCGAATGTGACTGAGGCAGCGATTTTGTTGGGCAAAGAACCGTCGGCGCAACCGACACGTGAGGAATTGCGCGATTGGTTGGTGCGGTTGTCAGGCGGTAAGCGGGATGTGGTGCTGACCGGCATTCGCAATGCGCAGCGCGTGGAGGTGTGGTGTTATGAGTATCGCACGGGGCAGGTGACTGTTATTGAACGCGGATATGTCGGGCGTGCCTATCACGGCACAGGTGACTTGTATTCATCCGTGTTGTTGGGGTGGTTGTTGCGCGGACAAAGCCTTTGTCAAGCGGCTGAGAACGCCGCTGATTTTGTTATGCACGCGGCGGCATATACGCACCAGAACTATCCCGACAGCGGCGACATCGCCTTTTCGCCGGAGTTGCGGCGGATTATATAG
- the sigG gene encoding RNA polymerase sporulation sigma factor SigG: MQTKVEICGVNTSKLKVLPNAEIMQLLQKTKDGDNDAREQLINGNLRLVLSVIQRFSGRGENADDLFQVGCIGLIKSIDNFDLSHNVRFSTYAVPMIIGEIRRYLRDNSSIRVSRSLRDMAYKVLLNKEKFIAEHSREPTIDELAKILEVNREDIVFSMEAIMDPVSLYEPVYSDGTGDAICVMDQVKDPGNTDENWLESIALNEAIEHLNERERSILAMRFYDGKTQMEVANEIGISQAQVSRLEKNAISQIKKRI; the protein is encoded by the coding sequence ATGCAAACCAAAGTCGAAATCTGCGGAGTCAATACCTCAAAACTCAAAGTGCTCCCCAATGCCGAAATCATGCAATTGCTGCAAAAAACAAAGGACGGCGACAATGATGCCCGCGAACAGCTTATCAACGGCAATTTGCGTCTTGTACTGAGTGTCATTCAGCGGTTCAGCGGACGCGGCGAAAACGCCGACGATCTCTTCCAAGTCGGCTGTATCGGTCTGATAAAATCCATTGACAACTTCGATCTAAGTCACAACGTGCGCTTTTCAACCTATGCGGTGCCCATGATTATTGGCGAAATCCGTCGCTATCTACGCGACAATTCGTCCATCCGCGTCAGCCGCTCGCTTCGTGATATGGCATACAAAGTGCTGCTCAATAAAGAGAAATTCATCGCCGAGCATTCTCGCGAACCCACCATCGACGAGCTCGCCAAAATCCTGGAAGTCAACCGCGAAGACATTGTATTTTCCATGGAGGCGATTATGGATCCCGTCAGCCTCTACGAGCCGGTCTATTCCGACGGCACCGGCGACGCCATCTGCGTCATGGATCAGGTCAAAGATCCCGGCAACACTGATGAAAACTGGTTGGAAAGCATCGCCCTCAACGAGGCCATCGAGCACCTCAACGAACGCGAGCGCAGCATCTTAGCCATGCGCTTCTACGATGGCAAAACGCAAATGGAAGTGGCAAACGAAATTGGTATTTCTCAAGCCCAAGTCAGCCGCCTGGAAAAAAACGCCATCAGTCAGATTAAGAAACGCATCTGA
- the cysK gene encoding cysteine synthase A, protein MKIYETMTDLIGKTPLLALKSYEHDVSAKLVAKLEYYNPAGSVKDRIALAMITAAEQAGKLKPGWVIIEPTSGNTGIGLAAIAAARGYRIILTMPETMSVERRNLLKAYGAELVLTEGAKGMKGAIAKAEELAASTPNSFMPGQFENQANPAIHYATTGPEIWKDSDGTVDILVAGIGTGGTISGAGTYLKEKNPNIKVIAVEPTDSPMLSKGTAGPHKIQGIGAGFVPNTLNTEIYDEIITASNEDAFATGRDFAKREGILVGISSGAALWAALQIAKKSENMGKTIVVVLPDTGERYLSTAMFGEG, encoded by the coding sequence ATGAAAATATATGAGACAATGACAGATTTAATCGGAAAAACGCCTCTTTTGGCGTTGAAAAGTTATGAACATGATGTTTCTGCCAAGCTTGTTGCCAAGTTGGAATACTACAATCCTGCCGGCAGTGTAAAAGACCGTATCGCGCTAGCCATGATTACGGCGGCTGAGCAGGCGGGCAAACTCAAACCGGGCTGGGTTATCATTGAGCCGACCAGCGGCAACACGGGCATTGGGCTGGCGGCAATTGCGGCGGCGCGCGGCTATCGTATTATATTAACCATGCCGGAAACGATGAGTGTTGAGCGCCGCAACCTGCTGAAAGCATACGGTGCCGAGTTGGTGCTGACCGAAGGCGCGAAAGGCATGAAAGGCGCGATTGCCAAGGCAGAAGAGCTGGCGGCAAGTACGCCGAACAGCTTTATGCCCGGTCAATTTGAAAACCAAGCGAACCCCGCCATTCACTATGCTACAACGGGTCCCGAAATCTGGAAGGACAGCGACGGCACAGTTGATATTTTGGTCGCCGGCATCGGCACGGGCGGCACGATTTCGGGTGCGGGCACATATTTGAAGGAGAAGAATCCGAATATCAAAGTCATCGCTGTAGAGCCAACAGACTCGCCCATGCTTTCAAAAGGAACGGCAGGGCCACATAAAATTCAAGGCATCGGTGCCGGCTTTGTGCCGAATACACTGAATACCGAGATTTATGACGAGATTATCACAGCCAGCAATGAGGACGCATTTGCCACAGGGCGCGACTTTGCCAAACGCGAGGGCATATTGGTGGGCATATCGTCCGGCGCGGCATTATGGGCAGCGCTGCAGATTGCCAAGAAGTCGGAGAATATGGGGAAGACGATTGTTGTTGTGCTGCCGGATACGGGCGAGCGGTATTTATCCACGGCGATGTTTGGAGAGGGATAA
- a CDS encoding 5-formyltetrahydrofolate cyclo-ligase: MVYYTDDKKMIRQHILAERGVQTVEKAACMAKKILGGEQFRKANSIFCYCAVAGEADTHAIIEAAWKDGKKVCVPHCCGNMMRAVLIESWDDLKYSGSFGIPEPSNDGAVVPATEIDLIIVPGLAFDGDGYRLGYGGGHYDRFLASSAAVTIGLCRAEYFFERLPREAHDMPVDCVITDG; the protein is encoded by the coding sequence ATGGTATACTATACTGATGACAAGAAAATGATAAGACAACATATTCTGGCCGAGCGCGGTGTACAGACCGTTGAGAAGGCGGCGTGTATGGCGAAAAAAATCCTTGGCGGCGAACAATTCCGCAAGGCGAACAGCATATTTTGCTATTGTGCTGTAGCTGGGGAAGCCGATACACATGCTATCATAGAGGCAGCGTGGAAAGACGGCAAGAAAGTTTGTGTGCCGCATTGTTGCGGAAATATGATGAGGGCTGTGTTGATTGAGTCGTGGGATGATTTGAAATACAGTGGTTCGTTTGGTATCCCGGAGCCGTCAAATGACGGTGCTGTCGTGCCGGCAACGGAGATAGATTTAATCATTGTTCCTGGGCTGGCGTTTGACGGTGACGGTTATCGATTGGGCTATGGCGGTGGGCATTATGATAGATTTTTAGCCAGCAGCGCCGCAGTGACAATTGGGCTGTGCCGTGCGGAATATTTCTTTGAACGCTTGCCGCGCGAGGCGCATGATATGCCTGTTGACTGCGTTATTACTGATGGATAA
- a CDS encoding deoxynucleoside kinase, producing MGGNLICIEGIDGTGKSTQFELLKKKLKGTNVKVVSFPQYDLIASSLLKKYLKGAYGRADAVNPYAASTFFAVDRIDSYLKNNGWRTHYQSGGHVLTDRYTTANAVHQAAKLPDDEILPFCDWLFDFEYNKLGLPAPRKVIYLNMEPEVSQHLIVQRATGGDIHEIDADYRRRAHRAGLLVAQYYGWHIIDCAPDGKLRTIEDIHSEICGIVGEFYNI from the coding sequence GTGGGCGGTAATTTAATTTGCATTGAGGGCATTGACGGTACAGGCAAGTCGACGCAATTTGAATTGTTAAAGAAGAAGTTAAAGGGAACAAACGTGAAAGTTGTTTCGTTTCCACAATATGACCTTATTGCATCAAGTCTTTTGAAAAAATATCTCAAGGGTGCATATGGACGAGCAGATGCTGTCAATCCTTATGCGGCCTCAACATTTTTTGCTGTTGACAGGATTGATTCGTACTTAAAAAACAACGGCTGGCGTACACATTACCAAAGCGGCGGCCATGTCCTCACGGATAGGTATACCACTGCGAATGCTGTTCATCAGGCAGCGAAACTACCTGATGACGAAATTTTGCCGTTTTGTGATTGGCTTTTCGATTTCGAATATAACAAGCTAGGTTTGCCTGCGCCGAGGAAGGTAATTTACCTCAACATGGAGCCGGAAGTTAGCCAGCACTTGATTGTACAGCGCGCAACAGGCGGTGATATTCATGAAATTGATGCCGATTATCGTCGTCGTGCCCACAGAGCGGGATTGTTGGTGGCGCAATATTATGGTTGGCATATCATCGACTGCGCACCCGATGGAAAACTGCGTACCATTGAGGATATTCACAGTGAAATCTGCGGGATTGTTGGAGAATTTTACAACATATGA
- a CDS encoding RidA family protein has protein sequence MRIVETKQAPAAIGPYSQAVIVGNLVYTSGQIPLCPNSMEMVGSNVAEQTEQVIANLKAVLAAAGSNIIKVFKTTCFLTGMGDFSAFNEVYARHFAQKPARSCVAAAALPKGALVEIEVIAEI, from the coding sequence ATGAGAATCGTAGAAACAAAACAAGCACCGGCGGCCATTGGGCCGTATTCGCAGGCTGTGATTGTGGGAAATTTAGTCTATACCTCGGGGCAGATTCCGTTGTGTCCAAATAGCATGGAAATGGTCGGAAGCAATGTTGCCGAGCAGACAGAACAGGTCATTGCCAACTTAAAAGCTGTGCTTGCCGCGGCGGGGAGCAACATTATTAAGGTCTTTAAAACGACCTGCTTTTTGACTGGTATGGGCGATTTTTCTGCTTTTAATGAGGTGTATGCGCGACATTTTGCGCAAAAGCCGGCACGTTCGTGCGTTGCGGCGGCGGCGTTGCCTAAGGGCGCGTTGGTTGAGATTGAAGTCATCGCAGAAATCTAA
- the mltG gene encoding endolytic transglycosylase MltG: MSNKKDNNFFTDFDAPFVLPPHEEYDLSALIDDYHAKSGQTTSNLPDLSAEFVVPDLSAFIDEVQTGQPLHAEKPIVPQLGHLEDDSLLTLSQPYQETMKSHSLHESLGAEDRVEPVSERDMKRVNARTVHRQEVEEMPQETGRKGRRKKTSGIMTGILYFAIIVGVSAVLAAVTWLAANDVLALMAEPDNEIIIVVGEDVDLNDITQQLQDAGRVQFPWLFRTFANFTNATERIVPGEHAIQSHYDYRAILSALRGRRGLQTVRVTIPEGWHLEQIFRELDTAGVALFEDLMYEAEHGEFPFEWLDELDGREGVRHRLEGFLFPETYDFFVGEDPNRAITRMLRQFDQQFPAEWREEALRRGLSFNNVVTIASLIERETGIAAERDKVSSVIHNRLNNWANPLLQIDAAVVYAWLPYIDDIDDILNAWGAVGDLRVDSPYNLYTHPGLPPGPIGSPRRDSIRAAIDPAETNYFFYVLLNDGTGEHVFTRTAAEHEAMIQREWG; this comes from the coding sequence ATGTCAAACAAAAAAGACAACAATTTTTTTACAGATTTTGACGCGCCTTTTGTGCTCCCGCCGCATGAGGAGTACGATTTGAGTGCGCTGATTGATGATTATCATGCCAAGAGTGGTCAAACGACGTCGAATTTGCCCGATTTGTCGGCTGAGTTTGTCGTGCCGGACTTGTCGGCGTTTATTGACGAAGTGCAAACAGGACAGCCGCTGCATGCGGAAAAACCGATTGTGCCACAGCTGGGTCACCTGGAGGATGATTCGCTTTTGACATTGAGTCAGCCGTATCAAGAGACGATGAAGAGCCATTCGCTCCATGAGAGCTTGGGGGCAGAAGACCGTGTCGAGCCTGTCAGTGAACGAGATATGAAACGTGTCAATGCCCGTACAGTTCATCGGCAGGAGGTCGAAGAAATGCCGCAGGAAACAGGCCGAAAAGGCCGCCGCAAGAAGACATCTGGCATTATGACGGGCATCCTTTACTTCGCAATTATCGTGGGTGTCAGTGCTGTCTTGGCGGCGGTGACGTGGTTGGCGGCCAATGATGTGCTGGCATTGATGGCAGAACCAGACAATGAAATCATCATTGTTGTCGGTGAGGATGTCGACCTCAACGACATTACGCAGCAATTACAGGATGCCGGGCGGGTTCAATTCCCTTGGTTATTCCGCACATTTGCGAATTTTACCAATGCTACCGAGCGCATTGTGCCAGGCGAACATGCCATTCAATCGCATTATGATTATCGTGCCATTTTATCGGCGTTGCGTGGACGGCGCGGATTACAGACTGTGCGCGTGACCATCCCAGAAGGCTGGCACCTTGAACAGATTTTTCGTGAGTTAGACACTGCCGGTGTGGCTTTGTTTGAGGATTTGATGTACGAGGCCGAGCACGGTGAATTCCCGTTTGAGTGGCTTGATGAGCTGGACGGGCGCGAGGGTGTTCGCCACCGCTTGGAGGGCTTCTTGTTTCCCGAAACGTATGACTTCTTTGTCGGTGAAGATCCAAATCGCGCCATTACGCGTATGTTGCGGCAGTTTGATCAACAGTTCCCTGCTGAGTGGCGTGAAGAGGCGCTGCGCCGCGGATTGAGTTTTAACAATGTTGTGACCATTGCGTCATTAATTGAGCGGGAGACGGGCATTGCGGCTGAGCGCGACAAAGTGTCGTCTGTTATTCATAACCGATTGAACAACTGGGCAAATCCGTTATTACAAATTGACGCAGCGGTGGTATATGCGTGGTTGCCGTATATAGACGATATCGATGATATACTCAACGCTTGGGGAGCAGTAGGTGACCTTAGAGTTGATTCGCCGTATAATTTATACACCCATCCCGGCTTGCCGCCCGGTCCGATTGGTTCGCCGCGTCGTGACTCTATCCGT
- a CDS encoding phosphatidylglycerol lysyltransferase domain-containing protein: protein MNSEIKPITPEDRPLFEQYMRQNPEPTVEYSFPWLYIWSERWWQGYTIWRDWLLLNAHGQDGEEYWAMPYGPLDCREAVLACKEMHARRYPEQPFAMVYITERSKALLQAWFSNAMSFEIEDGLSDYLYNVEDLAHLRGKKYHSKRNHVNRFMAAYDRRYSHEPITVENLDEIYQFEKCWVRRNKTSETEDSLRAESAATRALLANLDTLDAKSRLLRVDGKVIAFTIGAPCGDNAMDIMCEKADYDYAGAYQTINKLFALHDCVGKQYINREEDLGIEGLRKAKLSYNPVRLIDKYEAIWHD from the coding sequence ATGAACAGCGAGATAAAGCCCATTACGCCTGAGGACAGGCCGTTGTTTGAACAATATATGAGGCAAAATCCTGAACCGACAGTGGAGTACTCTTTTCCTTGGCTCTATATTTGGTCGGAGCGATGGTGGCAGGGGTATACGATTTGGCGCGACTGGCTGTTGCTCAATGCGCACGGGCAAGATGGTGAGGAGTATTGGGCGATGCCTTACGGGCCACTTGACTGCCGTGAGGCGGTGTTGGCGTGTAAAGAAATGCACGCGCGACGCTATCCCGAACAGCCTTTTGCGATGGTGTATATCACAGAACGCTCCAAGGCCTTGCTGCAGGCGTGGTTTAGCAATGCAATGAGCTTTGAAATAGAGGACGGGTTGTCTGATTATCTTTATAATGTTGAGGATTTGGCGCACTTGCGCGGGAAAAAATACCATAGCAAGCGTAATCACGTCAACCGCTTTATGGCTGCCTATGACAGGCGGTACAGTCATGAGCCCATTACGGTGGAGAATTTGGATGAAATTTATCAGTTTGAAAAGTGTTGGGTACGGCGCAATAAGACGAGTGAAACTGAAGATAGTCTGCGTGCCGAAAGCGCTGCTACGCGGGCATTACTGGCTAATCTTGACACGTTGGATGCAAAGAGCCGGTTGCTGCGCGTAGATGGAAAAGTGATTGCTTTTACCATAGGCGCGCCGTGCGGCGACAACGCCATGGATATTATGTGCGAAAAGGCTGACTATGACTACGCCGGCGCGTATCAGACGATAAATAAGCTCTTTGCTTTGCATGACTGTGTCGGCAAGCAATACATCAATCGCGAGGAAGATTTAGGCATTGAGGGGTTGCGCAAGGCTAAGCTGTCTTACAATCCCGTGCGATTGATTGATAAGTATGAGGCAATATGGCATGATTAG
- the abc-f gene encoding ABC-F type ribosomal protection protein has protein sequence MSQINITNLTFSYDGTFVPIFQNVNLSLDTNWKLGLIGRNGRGKTTLLKLLHGELEYQGNITATCRFDYFPFAVDTIDTIARTLLSSICPEVQEWEIVRELSLLSLNESILDRNFATLSNGERTKLLLAALFCKEHHFLLIDEPTNHLDLQGRQTLSQYLQKKKGYIIVSHDRAFLDGCINHILSINKTNIELQRGNFSSWLINKERQDNFELSENEKLKKDIKRLNEAADRAGDWSDKTEKSKKGAADKGFVGHKAAKMMSKAKNIENRLSKSVEQKSELLHNIERADTLKLTFAFHHAKTLIELRNVVVSYGGRAATRPVSFSLQQGERLLLRGANGAGKSSILKLICGEQLDYTGEMQLVGRLRISYVPQDTSFLRGNLRDFAIGHGLDETLLKTNLRKLDFERESFDHAIETYSAGQKKKVLLAKSLSEQAHILVWDEPLNYVDVFSRFQIETLILDYAPTLLFVEHDSSFIERIATWQLDI, from the coding sequence ATGTCACAGATCAACATCACTAACCTTACCTTTTCCTACGACGGCACCTTTGTACCGATTTTTCAAAACGTCAACCTCAGCCTTGATACCAATTGGAAGCTGGGACTTATCGGCCGAAACGGCCGCGGCAAAACAACGCTGCTCAAGCTGCTGCACGGCGAACTGGAATACCAAGGCAACATTACAGCAACATGCCGATTTGATTATTTCCCGTTTGCAGTTGACACCATTGATACCATCGCACGAACTCTCTTATCATCCATCTGCCCCGAAGTGCAGGAGTGGGAAATTGTACGCGAGCTGTCCCTGCTTTCACTCAATGAATCCATACTTGACCGCAACTTCGCCACACTCTCCAACGGCGAACGTACAAAACTACTGCTCGCCGCGCTTTTTTGCAAAGAACATCATTTCCTGCTCATCGACGAGCCAACCAACCACCTCGATTTGCAAGGTCGTCAGACTTTGAGTCAATACTTGCAAAAAAAGAAAGGCTACATCATCGTCAGCCACGACCGCGCTTTTCTCGACGGCTGTATTAATCACATACTCTCCATCAACAAAACCAACATCGAATTGCAACGCGGCAATTTCTCATCCTGGCTGATAAACAAAGAACGGCAAGATAACTTTGAATTGAGCGAAAATGAAAAACTAAAAAAAGATATCAAGCGTCTAAACGAAGCGGCTGATCGAGCCGGCGACTGGTCTGATAAAACGGAAAAATCAAAAAAGGGGGCTGCAGATAAAGGGTTTGTGGGTCACAAAGCCGCCAAAATGATGAGCAAAGCAAAAAACATCGAAAACAGACTCAGCAAATCCGTTGAGCAAAAATCGGAACTATTGCACAACATCGAGCGTGCCGACACTTTGAAACTCACATTTGCATTTCATCACGCTAAAACGCTCATTGAACTCCGCAATGTCGTCGTGTCCTACGGCGGCCGAGCCGCCACGCGCCCCGTCTCTTTTTCGCTTCAACAAGGCGAACGCCTATTGCTACGCGGCGCAAACGGCGCAGGAAAATCCAGCATTTTGAAACTCATCTGCGGCGAACAGCTTGATTACACCGGCGAAATGCAACTGGTCGGCCGGTTACGCATATCCTACGTGCCGCAAGATACCTCCTTTCTTCGCGGAAATCTGCGCGACTTTGCCATAGGGCACGGCCTCGACGAAACGCTACTCAAAACAAATCTCCGCAAACTTGATTTCGAACGCGAATCATTCGATCATGCCATCGAAACATATAGCGCAGGACAAAAGAAAAAAGTCTTGCTGGCCAAGAGCTTGTCGGAGCAAGCGCATATCCTCGTGTGGGACGAGCCGCTCAACTACGTCGACGTATTCTCGCGTTTCCAAATCGAGACACTGATACTCGACTACGCACCGACACTCCTATTTGTCGAACACGACAGCTCTTTCATTGAGAGAATCGCCACATGGCAATTGGATATATAA